In Daphnia magna isolate NIES linkage group LG5, ASM2063170v1.1, whole genome shotgun sequence, a single genomic region encodes these proteins:
- the LOC116916058 gene encoding glycoprotein-N-acetylgalactosamine 3-beta-galactosyltransferase 1-like isoform X1, with the protein MALIPAKLTSKICYSRRFSFSLVAVVTDLIKRYMCIPFVFWIYLTIHKPRFPGDDGEDAHGHDHGDAHNEEDMESLAGPVRDFGLHGRHEDSNAGEDEVARELREKVRVLCWVMTGPKNHEKKAIHVKRTWGKRCNILVFMSSVEDESLPSVALPVGEGRENLWGKTREAYRHVWENYRDKADWFMKADDDTYVVLENLRYMLSPYNASDPIAFGHKFKPFVKQGYFSGGAGYVLSKEATRRFVEEGLTDSKKCRKDPGGAEDVEMGKCLANLNIKAGDSRDLYGRGRFFPFVPEHHLIPGHVTKDFWFWQYIYYPAREGLDCCSDTAVSFHYVSPNEMYVLEYLIYHLKPYGIQNHLQGTAAPPPDQDLKATPWSGPTD; encoded by the exons ATGGCGTTAATACCGGCAAAATTAACGTCAAAAATCTGCTACAGCCGACGGTTTAGTTTCAGTCTGGTTGCTGTGGTCACCGATTTGATTAAACGATACATGTGCATTCCATTTGTCTTTTGGATTTATTTGACCAT ACATAAACCACGTTTTCCAGGAGATGATGGTGAGGATGCACACGGGCATGATCACGGTGATGCCCATAATGAAGAGGACATGGAAAGTCTTGCTGGTCCTGTTCGTGATTTCGGTTTGCATGGCAGACACGAAGACTCAAACGCCG GTGAAGATGAAGTGGCAAGAGAGCTACGCGAAAAGGTTCGTGTGCTGTGTTGGGTCATGACGGGCCCAAAGAACCACGAGAAAAAAGCGATTCATGTTAAGCGCACTTGGGGCAAACGCTGCAACATACTCGTATTCATGAGCTCGGTGGAAG ACGAGTCGTTGCCTTCGGTGGCGTTACCTGTCGGAGAGGGTCGTGAAAATCTGTGGG GGAAAACTCGCGAAGCATACCGTCACGTTTGGGAAAACTACCGAGACAAAGCTGATTGGTTTATGAAAGCCGATGATGACAC TTATGTGGTGCTGGAGAATCTCCGCTACATGTTGTCACCCTACAATGCTTCGGACCCCATTGCATTCGGCCATAAATTTAAACCCTTCGTCAAACAAGGATATTTCAGCGGTGGCGCTG GATATGTTTTAAGTAAAGAAGCCACTAGGAGATTTGTCGAAGAAGGATTGACGGATTCGAAAAAATGCAGAAAAGACCCTGGAGGTGCTGAAGATGTCGAAATGG GTAAATGTCTAGCCAATCTAAACATAAAAGCTGGTGATAGCAGAGATTTGTACGGCAGAGGTCGGTTTTTCCCATTTGTTCCCGAACACCATTTGATTCCAGGACACGTAACGAAAGACTTTTGGTTCTGGCAGTACATTTACTATCCAGCCAGAGAG GGGCTTGACTGCTGCTCGGATACGGCCGTGTCTTTTCATTATGTTTCTCCGAACGAAATGTACGTGCTCGAGTATTTGATATACCACCTGAAACCTTATGGAATCCAAAACCATTTGCAAGGGACCGCTGCCCCGCCACCCGACCAAGATCTGAAAGCCACACCGTGGTCAGGTCCGACTGACTGA
- the LOC116916058 gene encoding glycoprotein-N-acetylgalactosamine 3-beta-galactosyltransferase 1-like isoform X3, with the protein MMSLSRSSVLTHAAAMTFGFCLAYIFISISLSSHSPFSRHKPRFPGDDGEDAHGHDHGDAHNEEDMESLAGPVRDFGLHGRHEDSNAGEDEVARELREKVRVLCWVMTGPKNHEKKAIHVKRTWGKRCNILVFMSSVEDESLPSVALPVGEGRENLWGKTREAYRHVWENYRDKADWFMKADDDTYVVLENLRYMLSPYNASDPIAFGHKFKPFVKQGYFSGGAGYVLSKEATRRFVEEGLTDSKKCRKDPGGAEDVEMGKCLANLNIKAGDSRDLYGRGRFFPFVPEHHLIPGHVTKDFWFWQYIYYPAREGLDCCSDTAVSFHYVSPNEMYVLEYLIYHLKPYGIQNHLQGTAAPPPDQDLKATPWSGPTD; encoded by the exons ATGATGTCGTTAAGCCGTTCATCGGTTTTGACCCATGCTGCTGCAATGACCTTTGGCTTTTGCCTGGCTTACATCTTCATTTCAATCAGCTTATCAAGTCATTCACCCTTCTCCCG ACATAAACCACGTTTTCCAGGAGATGATGGTGAGGATGCACACGGGCATGATCACGGTGATGCCCATAATGAAGAGGACATGGAAAGTCTTGCTGGTCCTGTTCGTGATTTCGGTTTGCATGGCAGACACGAAGACTCAAACGCCG GTGAAGATGAAGTGGCAAGAGAGCTACGCGAAAAGGTTCGTGTGCTGTGTTGGGTCATGACGGGCCCAAAGAACCACGAGAAAAAAGCGATTCATGTTAAGCGCACTTGGGGCAAACGCTGCAACATACTCGTATTCATGAGCTCGGTGGAAG ACGAGTCGTTGCCTTCGGTGGCGTTACCTGTCGGAGAGGGTCGTGAAAATCTGTGGG GGAAAACTCGCGAAGCATACCGTCACGTTTGGGAAAACTACCGAGACAAAGCTGATTGGTTTATGAAAGCCGATGATGACAC TTATGTGGTGCTGGAGAATCTCCGCTACATGTTGTCACCCTACAATGCTTCGGACCCCATTGCATTCGGCCATAAATTTAAACCCTTCGTCAAACAAGGATATTTCAGCGGTGGCGCTG GATATGTTTTAAGTAAAGAAGCCACTAGGAGATTTGTCGAAGAAGGATTGACGGATTCGAAAAAATGCAGAAAAGACCCTGGAGGTGCTGAAGATGTCGAAATGG GTAAATGTCTAGCCAATCTAAACATAAAAGCTGGTGATAGCAGAGATTTGTACGGCAGAGGTCGGTTTTTCCCATTTGTTCCCGAACACCATTTGATTCCAGGACACGTAACGAAAGACTTTTGGTTCTGGCAGTACATTTACTATCCAGCCAGAGAG GGGCTTGACTGCTGCTCGGATACGGCCGTGTCTTTTCATTATGTTTCTCCGAACGAAATGTACGTGCTCGAGTATTTGATATACCACCTGAAACCTTATGGAATCCAAAACCATTTGCAAGGGACCGCTGCCCCGCCACCCGACCAAGATCTGAAAGCCACACCGTGGTCAGGTCCGACTGACTGA
- the LOC116916058 gene encoding glycoprotein-N-acetylgalactosamine 3-beta-galactosyltransferase 1-like isoform X2, with translation MMSLSRSSVLTHAAAMTFGFCLAYIFISISLSSHSPFSRLHKPRFPGDDGEDAHGHDHGDAHNEEDMESLAGPVRDFGLHGRHEDSNAGEDEVARELREKVRVLCWVMTGPKNHEKKAIHVKRTWGKRCNILVFMSSVEDESLPSVALPVGEGRENLWGKTREAYRHVWENYRDKADWFMKADDDTYVVLENLRYMLSPYNASDPIAFGHKFKPFVKQGYFSGGAGYVLSKEATRRFVEEGLTDSKKCRKDPGGAEDVEMGKCLANLNIKAGDSRDLYGRGRFFPFVPEHHLIPGHVTKDFWFWQYIYYPAREGLDCCSDTAVSFHYVSPNEMYVLEYLIYHLKPYGIQNHLQGTAAPPPDQDLKATPWSGPTD, from the exons ATGATGTCGTTAAGCCGTTCATCGGTTTTGACCCATGCTGCTGCAATGACCTTTGGCTTTTGCCTGGCTTACATCTTCATTTCAATCAGCTTATCAAGTCATTCACCCTTCTCCCGGTT ACATAAACCACGTTTTCCAGGAGATGATGGTGAGGATGCACACGGGCATGATCACGGTGATGCCCATAATGAAGAGGACATGGAAAGTCTTGCTGGTCCTGTTCGTGATTTCGGTTTGCATGGCAGACACGAAGACTCAAACGCCG GTGAAGATGAAGTGGCAAGAGAGCTACGCGAAAAGGTTCGTGTGCTGTGTTGGGTCATGACGGGCCCAAAGAACCACGAGAAAAAAGCGATTCATGTTAAGCGCACTTGGGGCAAACGCTGCAACATACTCGTATTCATGAGCTCGGTGGAAG ACGAGTCGTTGCCTTCGGTGGCGTTACCTGTCGGAGAGGGTCGTGAAAATCTGTGGG GGAAAACTCGCGAAGCATACCGTCACGTTTGGGAAAACTACCGAGACAAAGCTGATTGGTTTATGAAAGCCGATGATGACAC TTATGTGGTGCTGGAGAATCTCCGCTACATGTTGTCACCCTACAATGCTTCGGACCCCATTGCATTCGGCCATAAATTTAAACCCTTCGTCAAACAAGGATATTTCAGCGGTGGCGCTG GATATGTTTTAAGTAAAGAAGCCACTAGGAGATTTGTCGAAGAAGGATTGACGGATTCGAAAAAATGCAGAAAAGACCCTGGAGGTGCTGAAGATGTCGAAATGG GTAAATGTCTAGCCAATCTAAACATAAAAGCTGGTGATAGCAGAGATTTGTACGGCAGAGGTCGGTTTTTCCCATTTGTTCCCGAACACCATTTGATTCCAGGACACGTAACGAAAGACTTTTGGTTCTGGCAGTACATTTACTATCCAGCCAGAGAG GGGCTTGACTGCTGCTCGGATACGGCCGTGTCTTTTCATTATGTTTCTCCGAACGAAATGTACGTGCTCGAGTATTTGATATACCACCTGAAACCTTATGGAATCCAAAACCATTTGCAAGGGACCGCTGCCCCGCCACCCGACCAAGATCTGAAAGCCACACCGTGGTCAGGTCCGACTGACTGA
- the LOC123466516 gene encoding uncharacterized protein LOC123466516, producing the protein MDFSLATQRDIVATLPSRVYFGLMLDESSDISAKEQVSICFRTVDDDFEIYEDFLGFYETATTKSADLFNIVMDTLKRFNISINNCRSQCYDGASAMAGDISGLKTRIMQTEHRALFVHCRSHSLNLVVQAEVSRNTDIANTMSLVQNFIAFARGSPKRLAWFHNFQDQNDNADANGTSFRPFCPTRFIMRKISIVSITSNYSSLIEWLQDLETNEDFVKCKAEAAGFLASFQRFDTFFKFEMLRQIFTTLEDANTQLQGAQLNFQRAEAVIEALKKVFIDARSEERFDVLWTSAEASAKFYDLDEPELPRQRRPPARRTGSAAAYFPSTPKEMYRKIFFAAYDGVIVGLSDRFEPSSTTTHLKKVQEFLIGKTGVEYLEEFCQNDFEDYQRLLLHRNIALEAAKSEKKEIKDFQDFLDFLKMDHHMGIRSLASEVVKLVKIVLTMAVTTCTAERSYSGLRRLKSYLRSTMTQKRLNAVALLNTHRDIVKTFELDVLLDNFIAKVHLRM; encoded by the exons ATGGATTTTTCTCTTGCAACCCAAAGGGACATTGTTGCAACTTTGCCAAGTAGAGTTTACTTTGGTCTGATGCTTGATGAATCGTCAGATATATCAGCTAAGGAACAG GTTTCCATATGCTTTCGAACAGTCGATGACGACTTTGAAATCTATGAAGATTTTTTAGGATTTTATGAAACGGCCACAACCAAAAGCGCGGATCTCTTTAATATTGTGATGGACACCCTGAAAAGGTTTAACATTTCAATCAATAACTGTCGCAGTCAATGTTACGATGGCGCTAGTGCTATGGCTGGCGATATTTCGGGTTTAAAGACTCGTATCATGCAAACAGAACATCGTGCGCTTTTTGTTCATTGTAGATCTCATTCATTGAATCTTGTCGTGCAGGCTGAGGTTTCCAGGAATACCGATATTGCCAACACCATGTCTCTTGTGCAGAATTTCATTGCATTTGCCAGAGGATCTCCAAAGCGCTTAGCTTGGTTCCATAACTTCCAGGATCAAAATGATAATGCAGATGCCAATGGAACATCGTTTCGTCCCTTTTGTCCAACTCGGTTTATTATGCGCAAGATATCAATCGTATCCATCACTAGTAATTATTCTTCCCTCATTGAATGGCTACAAGACCTTGAAACAAATGAAGATTTCGTCAAATGTAAAGCCGAAGCTGCAGGATTTTTAGCATCGTTCCAGAGATttgacacattttttaaattcgaaATGCTGCGACAAATTTTTACAACGTTGGAGGATGCAAACACCCAGTTACAAGGAGCCCAGTTAAATTTCCAGCGAGCAGAAGCCGTTATTGAAGCATTGAAAAAGGTTTTCATAGATGCCAGATCCGAAGAACGTTTTGATGTCCTGTGGACGTCGGCTGAAGCTTCAGCAAAATTTTATGATTTGGATGAGCCGGAATTGCCCCGTCAAAGAAGACCTCCGGCGAGACGCACTGGATCGGCAGCAGCTTATTTCCCCTCTACGCCGAAAGAAATGTATCGCAAGATTTTCTTCGCTGCTTACGACGGAGTCATTGTTGGGCTTTCGGACCGTTTCGAACCAAGTTCGACTACGACCCATTTGAAGAAAGTTCAAGAATTTCTCATTGGGAAAACTGGAGTTGAATATTTAGAGGAATTCTGTCAGAATGATTTTGAAGATTATCAGCGACTCCTACTTCATCGAAATATTGCACTGGAGGCAGCCaagagtgaaaaaaaagagattaaaGATTTTCAGGACTTTCTCGACTTCCTCAAGATGGATCATCATATGGGTATTCGCTCTTTAGCATCCGAAGTTGTCAAGCTAGTCAAGATCGTTCTTACTATGGCAGTCACGACTTGCACCGCTGAGCGTTCATATTCCGGTTTAAGGCGACTCAAAAGTTACCTACGCTCAACAATGACTCAGAAAAGATTGAACGCCGTCGCTCTACTAAACACTCACCGTGATATCGTTAAAACTTTTGAATTGGACGTGCTTTTAGATAATTTCATTGCCAAAGTTCACTTGCGTATGTGA
- the LOC116916049 gene encoding serine protease filzig: MIAFFWLALLLAASPLLAKSIAPTVARYQEDALEVDQLLASGRSSSLPERFLQIAHKNCQGPERQPGICMFNFECQQQRGKVVGACLDGFLFGACCHLSTDHSMSAAVVSTLQAVGVPAVVNGPAHSSANAGDVDLEVSGPSEPSNVSSDLIGYGSLRVPAAIGGHVVADDANKEATPVLPLVLMFQNESVAATANSGETQKQDESHLESAAASQNNKGSQLWSSDVGLPITALPDNQISLSSAENPTTAGSLLLDQVGQQAMLQPTASSQIEAESSKLPTEPPSAVPNRVPPVRVKGQSNKRPRPKPSTASTKTVEMTSTAAPPPPVENALTTTTSSSVEDGNVAVTESLADQQANLLQFLVSNPPAWVLDEIINGSTLTTWYPLPIAESGSLIDLPSDVVAPSSVAASAAIRPLKRKPVKNRPQSTSKISPTTAPTINQMEDDDGEISESPTTVASITTTDPATTSTVTTRKRKPVFDYVKDCGVRPMAPEARIVGGRRSDYGRWPWQVLIRESTWFGIFSKNKCGGVLISDRHVLTAAHCQPGFLGSLLVVLGEFDLTGHSEPNTPTEKNVKRVVVHRDYVERTFENDLAILELDSPVEFKPYIVPICLPSTSDGDFVGKKAEVTGWGKLSHNGPTPGVLHEVDVPIISNPECHDMFKKAGHEKRILDSFVCAGYSEGKKDSCEGDSGGPLMLERDDGRWSLVGTVSHGIRCAYPNMPGVYMRMTYYRPWIERVTGIGGTQLGR, translated from the exons ATGATTGCTTTCTTCTGGCTGGCGCTTCTCCTAGCTGCTTCACCTCTGCTGGCTAAATCTATAGCACCGACGGTAGCCCGCTACCAAGAAG ATGCGCTGGAGGTGGATCAGCTGCTGGCCAGCGGCCGATCGTCGTCACTGCCCGAAAGGTTCTTGCAGATAGCGCACAAGAACTGCCAAGGTCCCGAACGCCAGCCGGGCATTTGCATGTTCAACTTCGAATGTCAACAGCAGCGAGGCAAAGTCGTCGGCGCTTGTCTCGATGGCTTCTTGTTCGGCGCTTGCTGTCACCTGTCGACCGATCATTCGATGAGTGCCGCCGTCGTCTCCACTTTGCAGGCCGTCGGCGTTCCCGCCGTCGTCAATGGACC GGCTCATTCTTCGGCGAACGCAGGGGATGTTGACTTGGAGGTCTCTGGCCCTTCTGAGCCGTCTAACGTGTCGTCCGACTTGATTGGCTACGGCAGTTTGCGCGTCCCTGCTGCCATCGGTGGACACGTGGTCGCCGACGATGCCAACAAAGAAGCTACACCTGTGCTTCCTCTCGTGCTCATGTTCCAAAACGAGTCTGTCGCGGCCACGGCGAACTCTGGCGAAACGCAGAAGCAAGACGAGAGCCATTTAGAGTCTGCGGCCGCTAGCCAGAACAATAAAGGGTCCCAATTATGGAGCAGTGATGTCGGCTTGCCGATAACGGCACTTCCTGACAACCAGATTTCGCTCTCTTCGGCCGAGAATCCGACGACAGCCGGTTCGCTTCTGTTGGACCAGGTAGGACAGCAAGCGATGCTGCAACCGACCGCCTCGTCGCAGATCGAAGCGGAGTCATCCAAGTTGCCGACCGAACCGCCATCGGCCGTCCCCAATCGCGTGCCGCCCGTGCGCGTCAAAGGTCAGTCGAACAAGAGACCGCGACCTAAACCGTCCACTGCTTCGACGAAAACGGTTGAAATGACGTCGACTGCTGCACCGCCACCGCCTGTGGAAAACGCTTTGACCACCACCACCAGCAGCTCCGTCGAAGACGGCAACGTTGCGGTGACGGAATCCTTAGCCGATCAACAAGCGAATCTGCTTCAATTCCTCGTCAGCAACCCGCCCGCTTGGGTTTTGGACGAGATTATCAACGGCTCTACCCTAACGACGTGGTATCCTCTTCCCATTGCCg AGAGTGGAAGTTTGATCGATCTTCCGTCCGACGTCGTGGCACCTTCTTCCGTTGCCGCATCGGCTGCCATCCGACCGCTAAAGAGGAAGCCCGTGAAGAACCGGCCGCAGTCGACGAGCAAAATCAGCCCTACAACGGCACCGACCATCAACCAGATGGAAGACGACGACGGCGAAATCAGTGAATCGCCAACAACGGTAGCGTCCATAACAACGACCGATCCAGCAACAACATCGACCGTGACCACTAGGAAACGGAAGCCGGTTTTCGATTACGTCAAGG ATTGCGGAGTGCGGCCGATGGCGCCAGAGGCTCGAATCGTGGGCGGCAGACGTTCGGATTACGGGCGTTGGCCGTGGCAAGTGCTGATCCGCGAATCAACGTGGTTCGGAATCTTTTCGAAGAACAAGTGCGGCGGGGTTTTGATCTCCGATCGCCACGTTCTCACTGCCGCTCATTGCCAACCTGG GTTTCTAGGGTCGCTTTTGGTGGTGCTGGGCGAGTTCGACTTGACAGGTCACTCGGAGCCGAACACGCCGACGGAGAAAAACGTGAAACGAGTGGTCGTTCACCGCGACTACGTCGAGCGAACGTTCGAAAACGATTTGGCCATATTAGAACTTGATTCGCCTGTTGAGTTCAAGCCGTACATTGTTCCTATTTGTTTACCTTCGACTTCCGATGGCGACTTTGTCGGCAAAAAAGCTGAGGTCACCGGCTGGGGCAAATTAAGCCACA ACGGACCTACTCCCGGTGTACTGCACGAGGTTGACGTGCCGATCATAAGCAACCCGGAGTGTCACGACATGTTCAAAAAAGCTGGTCATGAAAAACGCATTTTAGATAGCTTCGTCTGTGCTGGTTACAGTGAAGGCAAAAAGGATTCGTGCGag GGCGATAGTGGAGGACCCCTGATGTTGGAACGGGACGACGGCCGATGGTCGTTGGTGGGAACCGTTTCTCACGGCATCCGCTGTGCCTATCCAAACATGCCCGGAGTCTACATGCGCATGACTTATTACAGACCGTGGATCGAGCGTGTGACGGGCATCGGTGGTACACAGTTGGGCCGATGA
- the LOC116916053 gene encoding UBX domain-containing protein 4 yields MLWFQGSIPEAIVASRNRKCMFVVVVTAEDEDSRNLLTRLEDEEVSKLFNSCVSISLKNGTSEANQFSQLYPLVILPAIYMIGLQGSPLEVIGGLVDIPTLLSRAQLALEVHDKQQNVNQTLLLAENGGLPEMTLQSPEASQSDEPCKSEMENSDVVPDDLPLEARLERADQLLALVREKKKEEEREKEKTKERERRELGKQLQQLKEMQRERELREQAESRQKEKREEKEALEKIRQQILQDRADRAARYQAAQISEEERRRTAQSAQEQLQQERASAARSAFARLQFRLPDGSTRTDQFSSDAKLSAVIEFIDREIQPSFRPYTISTTFPRRQFDESHMQQTLRELDLSPSAALLIIPATGSKPKASTSVSTSLFSSLFARVFLLWNWIWGFFSNPTPRVTHDVPAAQQQPSNLGVRRRRPESNIHRLADASPDDSSDDNGTWNGNSTQQL; encoded by the exons aTGCTTTGGTTTCAAGGGAGTATTCCAGAAGCTATTGTAGCATCACGCAATAGAAAATGTATGTTTGTAGTAGTTGTTACCGCAGAAGATGAGGATTCACGTAACCTTTTAACCAGATTAGAAGATGAAGAAGTCTCAAAATTATTTAACAGTTGTGTTTCAATTTCCTTGAAGAATGGGACCAGTGAAGCCAATCAGTTTAGTCAGTTGT ACCCTCTTGTCATCCTACCAGCAATTTACATGATTGGTCTTCAAGGATCACCATTAGAAGTTATTGGTGGATTGGTGGACATTCCCACATTGTTAAGTAGAGCCCAGTTAGCATTGGAAGTACATgacaaacaacaaaatgtgAATCAAACATTGCTG TTGGCAGAAAATGGTGGCTTGCCAGAAATGACACTCCAGAGCCCAGAAGCATCACAAAGTGATGAACCTTGCAAAAGTGAAATGGAAAATAGTGATGTTGTGCCTGATGACTTACCATTAGAAGCTCGCTTAGAAAGAGCTGATCAGCTGCTAGCTCT CGTccgtgaaaagaagaaagaagaagaacgtgaaaaagaaaaaactaaggAACGCGAACGTCGAGAACTAGgcaaacaacttcaacaattaaaagaaatgcaacGTGAGCGCGAACTACGTGAACAAGCTGAATCTCGTCAGAAAGAGAAGcgcgaagaaaaagaagcccTGGAGAAAATCCGACAGCAAATTCTTCAAGACAGGGCAGACCGAGCTGCGCGTTACCAAGCGGCTCAGATTAGCGAAGAGGAACGGCGACGTACTGCTCAGAGTGCCCAAGAACAACTTCAACAAGAAAGGGCCTCAGCGGCTCGTAGTGCGTTTGCTCGCCTTCAGTTTCGTTTGCCTGACGGTTCTACTCGTACCGATCAATTTTCTTCTGACGCCAAGTTATCGGCCGTCATCGAATTCATTGATCGTGAAATTCAACCCAGTTTCAG GCCTTATACAATCAGCACTACTTTCCCTCGTCGCCAATTCGACGAGTCTCACATGCAGCAGACGTTACGCGAACTGGATCTTTCTCCTTCTGCTGCTCTTCTTATAATTCCTGCAACTG GTTCCAAGCCAAAGGCTAGTACATCCGTCAGCACTTCGTTGTTCAGTTCTCTCTTCGCAcgagtttttcttctctggAATTGGATTTGGGGATTTTTCTCGAATCCTACCCCTCGCGTGACTCATGACGTTCCAGCAGCTCAGCAACAGCCTAGTAATCTTGG TGTTCGACGTCGGAGGCCTGAAAGCAACATTCACCGTTTAGCGGACGCTAGTCCGGATGACAGCAGTGATGATAACGGAACGTGGAACGGCAACTCCACCCAACAGTTATGA